One part of the Clostridia bacterium genome encodes these proteins:
- a CDS encoding AraC family transcriptional regulator encodes MQDLQKEIAHLMGLMEGMGEISSPEGKILAEMAKVLENIGEAITELKENQEEIESYLASIDEDLYDLEEEIRGEEAEDDGEDDLIETECPECGETVCFEADALGDEDVVEVTCPNCGAVVFTTEVAEEENQADKSALVQDEDI; translated from the coding sequence ATGCAAGATTTGCAGAAAGAAATAGCTCATTTAATGGGGCTTATGGAGGGCATGGGAGAAATCAGCAGTCCCGAAGGGAAGATTTTGGCGGAAATGGCTAAAGTACTAGAAAACATAGGGGAGGCAATAACCGAGTTAAAGGAAAACCAAGAGGAAATTGAAAGCTACCTAGCATCAATTGATGAAGACTTGTATGATCTAGAAGAAGAAATCAGGGGCGAGGAAGCAGAAGACGATGGCGAAGACGATCTTATCGAAACTGAGTGCCCAGAATGCGGAGAAACAGTATGTTTTGAAGCTGATGCCCTGGGAGATGAGGACGTGGTAGAGGTCACTTGTCCTAACTGTGGCGCAGTGGTGTTCACTACGGAGGTGGCGGAGGAAGAGAATCAGGCTGATAAGTCGGCCTTGGTCCAGGACGAAGACATTTAG
- the efp gene encoding elongation factor P, translated as MISTNDLRTGVTIELDGDVYSVIEFLHVKPGKGAAFVRTKLKNVRTGAVIERTFRAGEKLNRAHLDRREMQYLYSDGDTYVFMDNNTYEQVSLPAEQVGDALKYLKENMVLNIVSYEGNTIGIELPHTVELKVIHTTPGVKGDTAAGGTKPATLETGVVVQVPLFVNEGDVVRVDTRTGEYLERA; from the coding sequence ATGATCTCTACCAATGACCTGAGGACTGGGGTTACCATTGAGCTGGATGGTGATGTCTATTCGGTAATAGAATTCTTGCATGTTAAGCCTGGAAAAGGTGCGGCCTTTGTTCGCACTAAGCTCAAAAATGTTCGCACCGGAGCAGTAATTGAACGAACCTTTAGGGCAGGAGAAAAGTTGAATCGCGCCCATTTGGACCGTAGAGAGATGCAGTATTTATACAGCGATGGGGATACCTACGTGTTTATGGACAATAACACCTATGAGCAAGTCTCGTTGCCGGCAGAACAAGTGGGCGATGCCCTGAAGTATCTCAAGGAAAATATGGTCCTAAATATTGTAAGCTATGAGGGCAATACTATAGGCATCGAGCTGCCACATACGGTGGAACTTAAAGTAATACATACCACCCCTGGCGTGAAAGGAGATACGGCTGCTGGGGGCACCAAGCCAGCTACTTTGGAAACTGGTGTTGTGGTTCAAGTTCCTCTCTTCGTCAACGAAGGTGATGTTGTCCGTGTAGATACGCGAACCGGAGAATACCTTGAACGTGCCTAA